A stretch of DNA from bacterium:
GGGACGGGTGTGAATCCGGAAATGCGGCATATGATGGCCGTGACCTCCCGACACACCGGACAGGAACACCATCGCGTCCCCAACCGGCACGCGATCAACGTCCATCACGAGGCCGTCCACCGCTCCCTGACGAGGCTGGGCGAACAGTACCGTGGTGAACAGCAAGAGAATCGCAATTGCGAAAAATGACCTTTTCATGACCTTTCCATCTCCTATTAGGGTTGTATGCGTTTCTGCTGTCCGGTACTATTGCAACCCGCTTGCCAATCCCATAATTATTTATAATACACAATATTACAACCCATTCTCGACTCCCTTGTGCGATTCACTTGCGCAGACTTGCGCATCAGATGCGCTATTTGAATGCCTGCTGAGAGAGGACACCCAAATAGCGGGTTATCACCGGGAGGGACCGAGTCGGGGATGGAATTTCCACAACAAGCGGGCGGCCACAGCGGGCCGCCCCTACAGAACAATCGAAGATTTTCTTGCCAGTGCCCCGTGTTACTTCATGAACACGATTTTGCGGGTCTCGACGTTATCGCGGGAAGAGGCGCGGAGGAAGTAGACTCCGGTGGATAGAGTGGGAGACGCGGTGTAGGAAAGCTCGCCGCCGGTCAGTGCGCCCGCGTGAATCACGTCCACTTCCTGACCCAGCAGATTGTGCAAGGTCAAACGGAAGTCATTGCGCGCGAATCCGGCGATGATAATGCGCACGGTGTTGTTGAAGGGATTGGGATAGATTCCCATCAACCGCCACGTCGTGCTGATTTCGGGACGGACTCGCTCGGATAAATCCGACGGCATCGTCGTGTCGGGCGGCTCGGTCAGCCACGGAATGAACAGAATGCTGTCCTGCAACAGCGTATCACCTCGTCCTCCGGGATTCAACGTCGGATGATACGGCCCCGTCGGATCGCCCCACCAGTTGTAGCGGGCGTCAAGATAGTAAACGGTCCCTTCCTCAAACTCCATCGCCGGACCGATTTGGTTTACCACCACATTGGAGTCTATCCAGGGATACGAGAAAGCCACCGCCCGAATCGCGGCTCCCCGATTCGGGAAAACCGACGAGTTTCCATCAAAAACGTTGTGGTGGATACGTACGCGCGTATGATCCGTGGCGTAAATCACGCCGCCCGTTACGTTTACATTGTTCCGGAATACGTTATAGGCGATCTCACCGTATCCACGTCCGGCGTATAGCGTACCCGTCACATAGAGACTCTGCACTCCTTCCACAACGTTGCCGAAAAACCGTTGTGCACCCTCGCCCGAACCGATAAGAACGATTGATTGGGATTCACTCGACCCGCCATGAAACACGCATCTCACCACCGGACACCATGAATGAGCCACAACCAGATCATTCACGTCCCTTTCGCCGTCATTATCCCGGAACACACAGTCGGCGATCCGACCGTTGCA
This window harbors:
- a CDS encoding T9SS type A sorting domain-containing protein encodes the protein MRRGFLPLLLLLPFMVHAARFDVWPGGSIQNAVNTAGNGDTILVHDGMYVETVVLYGKTLTLASEFLLTGDTAHVAQTIITPDFVRQDTGSCLVYAYGEGLEGRLVGLTMQGGTGTYWAHSENYAGGALYVHLSGVTVENCRIQGSSAYRGGGIVVTYEDAVRRSRLKLVNSVIRNCYADMWGGGIFAYVCSLWVCGSIIEDDFSPLEGGGLSLGDCAVQLDSCIFQRCRSYSVAGVCCIGCNGRIADCVFRDNDGERDVNDLVVAHSWCPVVRCVFHGGSSESQSIVLIGSGEGAQRFFGNVVEGVQSLYVTGTLYAGRGYGEIAYNVFRNNVNVTGGVIYATDHTRVRIHHNVFDGNSSVFPNRGAAIRAVAFSYPWIDSNVVVNQIGPAMEFEEGTVYYLDARYNWWGDPTGPYHPTLNPGGRGDTLLQDSILFIPWLTEPPDTTMPSDLSERVRPEISTTWRLMGIYPNPFNNTVRIIIAGFARNDFRLTLHNLLGQEVDVIHAGALTGGELSYTASPTLSTGVYFLRASSRDNVETRKIVFMK